One window from the genome of Oryctolagus cuniculus chromosome 1, mOryCun1.1, whole genome shotgun sequence encodes:
- the BARHL1 gene encoding barH-like 1 homeobox protein, translating into MEGSNGFGIDSILSHRAGSPALPKGDPLLGDCRSPLELSPRSESSSDCSSPASPGRDCLETGTPRAGGAPGPGLDSHLQPGQLSAPAQSRTVTSSFLIRDILADCKPLAACAPYSSSGQPADPEPGGRLAGKAGEDFRDKLDKSGSNASSDSEYKVKEEGDREISSSRDSPPVRLKKPRKARTAFTDHQLAQLERSFERQKYLSVQDRMELAASLNLTDTQVKTWYQNRRTKWKRQTAVGLELLAEAGNYSALQRMFPSPYFYPQSLVSNLDPGAALYLYRGPSAPPPALQRPLVPRILIHGLQGASEPPPPLPPLAGVLPRAAQPR; encoded by the exons ATGGAAGGCTCCAATGGCTTTGGGATCGACTCCATCCTCTCCCACCGTGCGGGCAGCCCCGCCCTTCCCAAGGGGGACCCCTTGCTCGGGGACTGCCGCTCACCCCTGGAGCTGAGTCCGCGCTCCGAGAGCAGCAGCGActgctcctccccagcctcacCGGGACGGGACTGTCTGGAGACGGGCACCCCGCGGGCAGGCGGGGCACCGGGCCCAGGTTTGGactcccacctgcagcccgggCAGCTCTCCGCCCCAGCCCAGTCGCGCACCGTCACCTCCTCCTTTCTGATCCGGGACATTCTCGCTGATTGCAAACCACTCGCGGCCTGTGCACCCTACTCCAGCAGCGGGCAGCCAGCAGACCCTGAGCCCGGAGGACGCCTTGCGGGCAAGGCCGGGGAGGACTTCAGAGACAAGCTGGACAAAAGTGGCAGCAACGCTTCATCAGACTCTGAATATAAAG TGAAGGAGGAGGGCGACCGCGAGATCTCCAGCTCCCGGGACAGTCCCCCGGTGCGCCTGAAGAAGCCGCGCAAGGCGCGCACCGCCTTCACCGACCATCAGCTGGCGCAGCTGGAACGCAGCTTCGAGCGGCAGAAGTACCTGAGCGTGCAGGACCGCATGGAGCTCGCCGCCTCGCTCAACCTCACCGACACACAGGTCAAGACCTGGTACCAGAACCGCAG GACTAAATGGAAGCGACAGACGGCCGTCGGGTTGGAGCTGCTGGCGGAGGCAGGCAATTACTCAGCGCTCCAGCGGATGTTCCCGTCGCCTTATTTCTACCCGCAGAGTCTGGTTTCCAACCTGGACCCGGGCGCTGCGCTCTACCTGTACCGCGGCCCCAgcgcgccgccgcccgccctcCAGAGACCTTTGGTGCCTCGCATCCTCATCCACGGACTCCAGGGCGCCAGCGAGCCGCCCCCGCCGCTGCCCCCGCTGGCCGGCGTCCTCCCGCGCGCCGCGCAGCCTCGGTGA